aatgatgaccgaattttcatttttgggacaactatccctttagtgtatttgcatgtaaatgcattttctggACTGGGTTTTTGTAACTCAGCATAGCATATCAAATCATGGGTATGAATCCCAGTAAATGCATGACCTGATAAAACGTATACTTTGAATGCAATATAAGTTGTTTTGGTAAGtcaccaaatgcataaatgtaatgtaatggacTGACCAATAGGAAGCAGGGACAGATGGCTACCCAGCAGACCCTCCAAAATACACCAGGAGCAAAGCCAAGCATCAGCTGCACGTCGTTGCAGAAACGTGTTGTCCCTGCAAGGTTTTTACAAACACACTTTGCACATTGCCTGAAGCAGCATATCGGATTACGAAACTATTGAGCCACATGATAAAAATCTTGAGACTCATAGACGGTAGTTGAATAAGAAAGAACAGATGGACAACAGCAGAGTATAAAGTGACAGAAGTAGAAACAGTTTTATAGTTTGACTTTGTGACTTCTCTCCTTGTAGTAGtgaataaaaattagattttcatAGACTTGCAGGAATTAGGCTAAAGGGTGCACAgtccaaaataaagaaatataaatgctAGTAAGTTGAGGAACTGTTATGCAAATATTGACATATCAACATTGACATCTGGCTCCACCCCAAAAGCTTCTAAAGGACCATCTTGTCTAGACAATTCATTAAGAAACTACATAGGAGTTTGTTTGCTTCGTCAAACCAACATGGAAACTAACCACCAGCACAATCAAAActaattaaagttatattttttatgattaagcTGGAATCTAATACATACCATAGAACCAGGAAACAGCAATGACCTCGAGGAAGACTACGGTGATAACAGCAGGGCCTGTGGCATACTCCTCAAATAGTTTAACAACAAACGCACCTCCCTACAAAAACATTGCCTCCATATTAAAAGGAATAATTAATGTGCACATTTTGGTTATTTTGGTCAAATTCCAAATTTGGTCTCTGGACAGTGTTTAAagaggtaaaaattgatagcctgaatgcactgtaagtcgctttggataaaagcgtctgctaaatgcataaatttaatttaatttaattttaatttaaagcttGTAGTTAGAAATGAAGAAAAATCccccaaagcaaaataaaatttttgttagtGGTGCTATTAGACTTACGTAGGTAAGAGTGGAGAGGGCTCCCAAATAACAGACGCACACAAGGCCGAGCACAAACCATTCTCTCCTCCTGGCCAACAGGTGGGGGAACTCGTCCAACATGGCTGTAATTACCCCTTCCAGACCTGCAAACTATAAGAAAGGCAGGGGATGACAGAAAATAGGTCAAGGATCCATTGAACCTGTACAGGCATTAATAATGCTCCATACAGTTAATATATCAGTACTAACTCAGTGACTTTTGACAGggataaaaattataatgaaacaaaaatagaTTACATATGGAGTTATGTCATTAGTAGACTGTATTAAGCCATGTCTAACATGACttgattgtgtgtgtggtcagCATAGGGATAGGAATGGGTTAACTATGCACGCTGAAGACCTAATGTAATGAAACACTGTTGACGATACATTTTACTAAATTCAAAAACAATAAGCTGAGTAAACAGAGGGGAAAAATCTAATTCATTAAGAGAGAATTCATTGGCTAGTATttcaagaaagcaagaaagactGACCGTGCTATCCAGCCCCAGCATAATTATCATGAGGAAGAATATGATGGCGAAGAACGTAGCAGCTGGCATATTGGCAATAGCCTCAGCATAGATGATGAAGAGCAGACTGGGACCTGAACACCAATCCATTCAATGAGAACAGGTAAATCAAATGCCATTTTAGTGTAAACAGCCATATCACATTGTAGTTTCAATGCAATGATTTGCAATTGATTCATTTGAAATCAAGGTTTAAATAACCGTTCAAAATTCTCTGATTGGTACTTAATTGAATGGAAATGGCAACCGTAAATCAAGAATAAAGAAATTAGGTAGAAATGAAATCCGATGCTTACCAGCATCTTTAGCTACAGTCTCCACACCTTGTTGGCGCATCTCTGCCATGTAGCCCAGCACAGTGAAGATCACAAAGCCTGATAGGAAACTAGTCAAACAGTTCACTGAGCTTGTGATCAATGCATCTCTGCAAATCAAAGAGAGATGTAAAGATTTGAGCTAAAAGAAAAAGGGTAAGAAGATAAACAGCTTAAATGGGGAGCGACAGAGAAAAGGTTTAATAGAACAAACAACTAGATTTTTAGAAAAGTGGtgattgttatgcagttgctggggtgtttgatGTGGTTGCTAAGAACTTTCTATAGTGTtctcagtggttgctagggcattattATGATGTTCAGTAaaggttgctaggtggtttctgaCAGCACCAAGTCAACAGAGTCCACCTCCAAGTCTCTATGTTATTCTGGTTCACACATAAGTCTAGATATTTTTTTCACacttgttttattgtaaataaggTTGCTTAGAGAAGTAATAGCACTCCTTTCCTCAACAAGTCTTATGATTCATGGTATCATTTCAGCTATAGCCTGAACAATGCTGGAAGAGTTATGTGCCAAAGTGTAATACTTTGGGTTAGGCACAGAAACACATGCAAAAAGATGCAGGGAATAAAGTGTGAATAAAGTTCACATTTTAAGCTCAAGTTTGTGATAATAGAACCTTAGTGCAAATAATAGAAAATGACAGCAGTATAAATGTGAGCCAGGTGTACTTGTAGCAGTTGTTATGAAAGGGATTGTAGCTCGCAAAGGCCAGGAGAACACCAAAGCCTGGACCCAAAGAGAAGAAGATCTGTGCAGCTGCATCAAGCCAAACCTGAAAAAACAAAGATGGAGTGATTTGTTTGTAaagattttcattcattcatatcatACCTGACAGATGGCAGGAAATTATGTGTTATGGGGAAAAGGGACAGAGCAACCAACATGGATTGTGCAATATCTTAGTATTCAGAATGGTTGATTTAGTTTCCACTCACTGTAGTGGTTAAAAGTTTGCCCCAGTCAGGTTTCAGGTAGAAGACCACTCCTCTCCATGCTCCTGGCAGGGTGGCCCCTCTTATCAACAGGATCAGCAACACCAGGTACGGAAAAGTAGCCGTCACCCACACTACCTGCCAGAGAAAGTTATAAAGAAGCTGCTAAAAAAAGAGTCTAACTGTGTGACTTCTTAACAACAGTTTAAACTCAAAGTTGCCTGTTATTTTTCTTTGATGTTCCCTGTATATCTTACCTTGCCAGAGGTCTTGACCCCCTTCCAGATGCTGAAGTACACAACAGTGAAGATGAACAACAGACAGAGGGCTAGCTGCCAACTCACCCAGCCCAGCTGATGAAGACCAGGGGACAGATGAACCTGCAAGACCTGCCGTCTAAGGACACGAGAGAAGTTCATAAAGGCAGACATTAAGGCCTGTAGAAGCTACTATTGGAAGATAAAGGTGTCATAGAATAGTAAAATATAAGCCTTGAATCTTAGTGAGTAGAAAAGGACTGATAAGTGCAGGACAGTAAGATAAGAACAAGGAGCAACATTTATATGGAAAACAGGAAATCCCAGCGGCACATATAAAAACTGGGAGCACAATTAAGTAAATAAAGTCCCTAAATCTTTCCTAAAGCAGCGGTCTGGATAAACAGATTCAATCCCCCCTGCATCTTTCGAGAGAGAGTAACACATTCTCTTTAAATCACAAGAGTCTCTCGGTGGTTCAAGGAGCCTAGTGGAGGCAAAGTCCTTAGTTTCTATCTCTTTCAACCTGGACTTGCACTTACACACACTTACATGCACTTACATATAGAACTCTTGAGCGGGAGAGATGGAGTTGTCAGTCCAGGAGACATTCAAGTCGGTGGACAAGTAGTGGGTGCAGTTGGGAGTATTCCACTGGTTGTTGCAGGTGGTCCAGGGCAGCGTGGCACGAAAGGAGGACAGGAGGTAGTAGAGAGCCCAGGCCATTATGGTATTGTAGTAGAAGGCGATGTAGAGTGCAATAATGCAGATGGCAAAGCCTATACctgcaaaaaaatatgaaacacttGTTATGCAAATATCTTCTAGCACCTTCCACTTTGGGGCAGTGGGTGACATTTAGGACAAAGTACCATTTACGTAAAATCAAGTTTCTTAAGCAGCTGGCATTTTACCAGGTAAATGTGACAATTTCCATAACAGAGTCCTGGTTATCAACAAAGAGAGAGCGAAATCGGTAAGAAGTTTAGAAGAATGTCAAAGGAGAGTGTACCATCAGCCCAGCACAGGTCAGTCTGCCGTTATCTGTCTGACCCTTAACCTGGGTACTTGGTCTCAGAAGTCTGAGCCTTGTGAAGCAGAACAGTCTTACCTTTGAAAATGGGGCAGATGTGTTTCCAGATGGAGATACACCCACTGCGGTGAAACTGGCCCAAAGCCAGTTCCATGTAGAACAGTGGCACGCCACCAAACACAGCCATCAGCAGGTACGGCAGAAGAAAGGCACCTAAAAACAAGGATTTAAACAGTAATTGCAACTTGAACTTCACGGTTCCATTGCAGTGGTCTTAACACATCCTTAATGCACAATTATACtcacaaaaacagcataaaagaTGCTAACATACACAAAACGTATCTGTTCAGACAAGCTTCCGGGTTCTTGATTAAAGCTTTATACAAGAGCTTTTGGTGTAAATGCTAGATAGCTGTTGACTGAGCAGTAGAAAGCCAGATTATTAAACAATATGAGCAAGTCCCATGAGAGCCACAATTAATAGTGTTGGTTGCACCGAGTGTCTCCCTGCCCACTCTATCTCTCATGCACTCCCTGTGCATGGTGAAACAGGAAATTACAAAGATTTTATTACTTGAAATTCAATGAAAGGAGACTAAAGCCTGTTTGAGCTGGATCACACAAAGAGAGGAGACAACAGCAGAATTCCCCATTGTCTATTTGTTCTTAAGCAAACATAACGTAGTTGATCTTGTCTCAAAGAATGAAATCTTTCTTTCAATGGGATGCAACACAATATTTGCTTAACTCCTTCAAAGTACATCACACTTATCTGTCTCAGAGTTGCCTGCAGCTTTAGTATCACTATTGCCTAGTATGTTCTGACCTCCTCACATCTGAACTTACCCCCTCCATTTTGGTAGCAGATGTAGGGAAAGCGCCACACATTGCCCAGGTCCACTGCATACCCGATCACCGACAGCAAGAAGTCCATCTTTTTGCTCCAGGTCTCCCTAGGTGGATCCAAGCTGGTCTGCTGGACCACCAGAGTCCTGAATGCCCCAGGGGTGCTGCCCCTGTCCATCCCAGCACCTGCACCTTCCCTGGGGCTTTGTGGGGATGTGCTGGGATAACCGTTGGAGACCTGCCCAGGCCCAGAGCAGGATTTCTGACCCTTCTCCGCAACGCTGTCCGCAACCAGCCTTCCGTTTTCTTGTGACTCCTGTTCCTTCTCATGCTCTCCCCCATCCTCTCGGTTCATTATCATTGGTTGTTTCATCTCCATAGTGAGGACTGCTGTTAGGGTTGAGACGGTGGTCCTCTTGCACTGGCTGATATCGTGCCCATGAGGGGATGGAGAGCCTGGAGAAGAGAGGTCGGGTTTGGAAAGAAGCGGGCTGGGATGGAGGGAGCAAGGAGAGTGTGACTGGTCCTTAACCTATATGTTTTAACAAGCTCAGGTGGGAAAACAAGGAAACACCACTCAGGCCCAGCTGCAGAACAAAGAGAGGGGAATTTCAGATGGCGCTGGAGGGAATTTAGCATGAATTTACCCCTATCATTCTCATACAAAGTGTTCTTAAGAAGTGACagaccatatgtgaccctggaccacaaaaccagtcataagggtaaatttttcgaaattgagatttatatatcatctgaaagctgaataaataagctttccattgggaaatgttaggataggacaatatttggccgagatacaactatttgaaaatctggattctgagggtgcaaaaaatctaaatattgagaaaatcgcctttaaagttgtccaaatgaagttcttagcaatgcatcttactgtttaaaaattaagttttaatatatttacagtaggaaattttccaaatatcttcatggagcataatctttacttaatatttttggctattgctacaaatataccccagcgacttaagactggttttgtggtccacggtCACATATGTTGTTTTGGAAGATATCTGTAGATTTTGATAAAATATGCCCTTGAACTCTAAATGAACTCTGTACATGCCACAGCAACATTAAGTCTTAGGGAGCTGCAAAGACACTTATTTATTCTCATTTTCCCTGACATTGTTGCTACTTAACTTACAATAAGAGACTGTACCCGATGTTACACACAGAagcattagattaaaaaaaacacacttaacaCAGCCTTTACACTAATTTAAGCtgatcttatatatatttatggtacatttaaatttaacagcGAGAGTTAAATAATACCAAACATTAAGATGTTAAACAAACACATGCAAGGAATGAAAGACTATGTACAACTTTTATTTCAGGGCATAAAATTAAGGATCAAACTAGTTTAGGACTTGTTGATCAATACACCACTAAACATTACCAATAAATAATACTGTGTTTTAAAAAAGTCTACTTCAGCATCCAAAATTAGCTGGAGGGTAAGTTACTTCCAGTTACCACCTTACTTTCCACCTAGCATTCTGAAAAAGCTGTTTGTAATTACTAGTTGAAGTTGAGGGACAGTGATGCAGGTGGGTGCAGCAAGTGAGTGAGAAGATATTACGCAACTAATATTCATCACAACATAATGATCAtaataatgtcaataataatTGAGAGTGGAATGCAATTTTTTTCCCTGCTTGCCTTTTCCTCATACTATTTTATAATTCTAAACAGCTatggcatttaatttaatttccatcagtggattttttttaccaccaaaaatgtttgtttattcaaaGTGAATCATGtattcctttaaaacacatttataaaacgTAAAATACTATTAATGATTTTATGATAGCTTAGGAGAAGGTGGAAAGCACTATTAAAAGCAGACAAAAagctaaatgttaaaatgtttgcaCATATCCAGCATGGCAACTTATCAATACAATTAATTTGTAAGTAAAAGTAGATTTGTCAAACATGAGTCCACATATAGGAATATTATTCACAAGCACTTTTTATGTGGAATTActgaaaaagttaattaataaaataaggagAAGCAAAAGTTAACTTATCATGCCATATTATCAATCATTTGTAAAAGTTAACACAAAATGTTTTACAGCTACCACCACATATCCTTCTCATCCAAGCGTCACAAGAAGACAAGATAAAGATATTGAATTACAAGTTTTGTCTAGAATGTTTTTTCTGGACAAAGATTATCTGATTGGCAAACTGCCAGATATTTATTATTTGCAGCCCTATCTCTTTCTATCTTCTGTCCGTTTTTCCTTGCAAACACTAAATCAACCCACAAATCTGCTCTCTATTATACATACTACATCAACCCTCTTAATGCTGAGCATCTTGGACACCTTGGCTAAATTTTTGTCCATAATCACAGATAATAGCGAGGTCAAGATCAGTGCAGATGTGTTAtggtaagagtttttttttctcagttaccAGGATCACAAGATTACTGGGATCTCACgccaaatgtgtttaaaataacattactcCACTATCTTCATTATTACACATCTGATACACATAAATGCCAAATGAAATAATGTTCATACAAATGGTTTTATAACCAAAAGATATTGAGATAAAACACTTCCAGTCGCATTATAGCATCATTAGACCCATTAAAATGAGCTTCCAGAGTTCTTCAGGGTTCTCAAAACCTCCACTACAGCAGAACTAGACTTCTGTATTTTAATGAACTGAAAATATCTGTTAAAGtacaactttaacaacataaatctGTTGACAAAGCATCTATGGCATACATAGAAACATCAAAATGCTTCCTGTTACACATGCAGgcgcatacaaacacacacaagcaaagaCTTGCAACTAAAACTCGCTTCACTAACACACAAGGAGCCACAAACACCATGCACA
This portion of the Cyprinus carpio isolate SPL01 chromosome A15, ASM1834038v1, whole genome shotgun sequence genome encodes:
- the LOC109088448 gene encoding sodium-dependent serotonin transporter-like gives rise to the protein MEMKQPMIMNREDGGEHEKEQESQENGRLVADSVAEKGQKSCSGPGQVSNGYPSTSPQSPREGAGAGMDRGSTPGAFRTLVVQQTSLDPPRETWSKKMDFLLSVIGYAVDLGNVWRFPYICYQNGGGAFLLPYLLMAVFGGVPLFYMELALGQFHRSGCISIWKHICPIFKGIGFAICIIALYIAFYYNTIMAWALYYLLSSFRATLPWTTCNNQWNTPNCTHYLSTDLNVSWTDNSISPAQEFYIRQVLQVHLSPGLHQLGWVSWQLALCLLFIFTVVYFSIWKGVKTSGKVVWVTATFPYLVLLILLIRGATLPGAWRGVVFYLKPDWGKLLTTTVWLDAAAQIFFSLGPGFGVLLAFASYNPFHNNCYKDALITSSVNCLTSFLSGFVIFTVLGYMAEMRQQGVETVAKDAGPSLLFIIYAEAIANMPAATFFAIIFFLMIIMLGLDSTFAGLEGVITAMLDEFPHLLARRREWFVLGLVCVCYLGALSTLTYGGAFVVKLFEEYATGPAVITVVFLEVIAVSWFYGTTRFCNDVQLMLGFAPGVFWRVCWVAICPCFLLFIIGSFLAFPPEVKLFNYLYPFWTTVLGYCIGFSSFICVPSYMVYHLVTTKGTFKQRLLKSITPEASGSSGPQRDTIVITNAV